A genomic stretch from Arachis stenosperma cultivar V10309 chromosome 3, arast.V10309.gnm1.PFL2, whole genome shotgun sequence includes:
- the LOC130969499 gene encoding copper transporter 1-like, which translates to MGMAAPPPSTMVMMKRRHFMHMTFFWGTKSEVLFDQWPGDSRGMYALALLFVFVMSFLVEWLSHTRFMKPGSNKLSAGLCQTVLHLLRVGLAYLVMLALMSFNAGVFLMAVLGHALGFFFFGSRAFAKPHNDKRYDDLPPMSC; encoded by the coding sequence ATGGGCATGGCAGCACCACCGCCATCCACCATGGTGATGATGAAGCGCCGCCATTTCATGCACATGACATTCTTCTGGGGAACAAAGTCTGAGGTTCTGTTCGACCAATGGCCCGGGGACAGCCGTGGCATGTACGCGCTCGCTCTGCTCTTTGTTTTCGTCATGTCCTTCCTCGTGGAGTGGCTGTCCCACACCCGCTTTATGAAACCCGGTTCCAACAAGCTCAGCGCCGGTTTGTGTCAGACCGTGTTACACCTCCTTAGAGTTGGTTTGGCATACCTCGTTATGCTTGCTCTCATGTCGTTCAACGCCGGTGTCTTCTTGATGGCTGTGTTGGGTCACGCTCTcggcttcttcttctttggtaGCAGGGCTTTCGCTAAACCACACAACGATAAGAGATATGATGATCTTCCGCCAATGTCTTGTTGA